One Peribacillus simplex NBRC 15720 = DSM 1321 genomic region harbors:
- a CDS encoding R2-like ligand-binding oxidase — MKRKNLTTTSRSFREETLPFKLYQKAKKFGIWNPRDIDFSQDKEDWKSFTDIEREVLLRIISLFQGGEEAVTLDLLPLIMTIAKEGRIEEEMYLTTFLFEEAKHMEFFRYTLDQIGETGDLTVYHSDTYKSIFYEILPEAMEKLLSDQSPEALAEAATVYNMFTEGVLAETGYFGFYQTLEANKMMPGLLKGVGLLKKDESRHIAYGTFLLQRIISEHPHIFKQVEKRMEELSPLAIALNTEGYDRLGNPFGNDQQAILNFTMKQLSVRMEILARAKGKGIEEIYHSNEMEYGVL, encoded by the coding sequence ATGAAAAGAAAGAATTTAACGACCACCAGCCGGAGTTTTAGAGAAGAAACCCTACCTTTTAAACTTTATCAAAAGGCAAAGAAATTCGGTATATGGAATCCTCGTGACATTGATTTCAGCCAGGATAAAGAAGATTGGAAGTCATTTACTGATATTGAAAGGGAAGTGTTATTACGGATCATTTCCCTTTTTCAGGGCGGAGAAGAAGCGGTGACTTTGGATTTGCTTCCCCTCATTATGACGATAGCCAAAGAAGGCAGGATCGAAGAAGAAATGTACTTAACGACATTTCTGTTCGAGGAAGCGAAGCATATGGAGTTCTTTCGTTATACTTTAGATCAAATTGGTGAAACGGGTGATTTGACAGTTTATCACTCAGACACTTATAAATCGATTTTTTATGAAATATTGCCTGAAGCGATGGAGAAACTTTTATCCGATCAATCCCCTGAAGCATTGGCAGAAGCAGCCACTGTTTATAATATGTTTACCGAGGGCGTTCTTGCAGAAACTGGATATTTCGGGTTTTATCAGACTCTCGAAGCTAATAAAATGATGCCTGGTCTATTAAAAGGCGTGGGTCTTTTGAAGAAGGATGAATCACGCCATATTGCTTATGGGACCTTCCTGCTGCAGAGAATCATCAGTGAACATCCACATATATTTAAACAGGTTGAAAAGAGAATGGAGGAACTTTCACCACTAGCGATCGCGTTAAATACGGAGGGATATGATCGGTTAGGAAATCCATTTGGTAATGACCAACAAGCAATATTGAATTTTACCATGAAACAATTATCAGTGCGGATGGAGATTTTAGCCAGGGCAAAAGGAAAGGGGATTGAAGAGATCTATCATAGTAACGAAATGGAATATGGGGTTTTGTAA
- a CDS encoding iron-containing alcohol dehydrogenase has translation MKVNVHSNFWLRSSVYSGTNTRSLIPDLFNGLGAKRVLLVSDAGLENAGIVKKVAETFEQPKLGAKAEIVGQFLGVTQDAASECINEALKYAREVNADAILAIGGGSVIDTAKALKFGLYKGIEDINDSIPSGYLYEGFPKAQSMNIPHISVATTAGTGSEVSPIAVIYNEHKKVKMNIYNVFLSSDVAILDPELTVGLPNDITAFTGADALTHAIEAIVSPAATSITDAYAFQAIRVIERNLPRAVKDGTNIEARMEMLHGSMMGITAFCSALNAIPVHNFAHAYGALFRIPHGLANAVLLPVVMESTPDLYLPKVHLIAEAFSVKIHDEDSKGILAKVVEKLRVFLSDLGLPTDFSAYGTNQSDMERILKAVMTDPAATNYPMSEELIMSVVSRVSPVRIN, from the coding sequence ATGAAGGTAAACGTTCATTCGAATTTTTGGTTAAGGTCTTCCGTTTACAGTGGCACTAACACCCGTTCACTCATTCCGGACCTATTCAATGGTCTCGGGGCCAAAAGGGTTCTACTAGTAAGTGATGCGGGCTTGGAAAATGCAGGTATTGTTAAAAAAGTTGCCGAAACTTTTGAGCAGCCCAAATTAGGTGCCAAAGCTGAAATAGTTGGACAGTTTCTGGGTGTTACACAAGACGCAGCGAGTGAATGTATAAACGAAGCATTGAAATATGCACGCGAAGTGAATGCCGATGCCATACTTGCCATTGGTGGAGGGAGTGTCATTGATACCGCAAAAGCATTGAAATTCGGATTATATAAAGGAATTGAGGATATTAATGATTCGATACCAAGCGGTTATCTGTATGAGGGTTTTCCAAAAGCCCAATCTATGAATATCCCGCATATTTCCGTAGCCACAACAGCAGGAACAGGTTCTGAAGTATCCCCGATCGCAGTCATATATAATGAACATAAAAAAGTCAAAATGAATATATACAATGTTTTTTTAAGTTCTGATGTCGCCATTCTAGATCCCGAGTTAACAGTCGGACTGCCAAATGATATTACGGCGTTTACTGGTGCAGATGCATTGACACATGCAATTGAAGCGATCGTTTCACCTGCAGCGACATCAATAACCGATGCATATGCATTTCAGGCCATTCGAGTTATTGAAAGAAATTTACCGAGGGCCGTAAAGGACGGAACGAATATTGAGGCCAGAATGGAAATGCTGCATGGAAGCATGATGGGAATCACTGCATTTTGCAGTGCATTGAATGCGATTCCGGTTCATAACTTTGCCCATGCATATGGGGCGTTATTCCGTATTCCGCATGGATTGGCCAATGCGGTATTATTACCGGTCGTCATGGAATCAACTCCGGATTTATATCTTCCAAAGGTCCATTTGATTGCCGAAGCCTTTAGTGTGAAAATACATGATGAAGATTCAAAAGGGATCTTAGCGAAAGTGGTAGAAAAGCTCCGTGTTTTCCTTTCTGATCTCGGGCTGCCCACCGACTTCAGTGCCTATGGAACTAACCAGTCAGATATGGAAAGGATTCTTAAAGCAGTAATGACGGATCCAGCTGCCACTAATTACCCGATGTCAGAGGAATTAATAATGTCAGTAGTTTCAAGAGTTTCACCCGTGAGAATTAATTAA
- a CDS encoding alpha/beta-type small acid-soluble spore protein produces the protein MARRRKILVSEAREGLDDLKAKVAGTKNPEEAKFEVAKEIGVPLKKDYNGELTSKQNGKIGGKLGGGMVKELIKMAQENLGKKH, from the coding sequence ATGGCAAGGAGAAGAAAAATTCTAGTATCTGAAGCACGAGAAGGACTCGATGATTTAAAAGCCAAAGTTGCTGGTACAAAGAATCCCGAAGAGGCAAAGTTTGAAGTAGCAAAAGAAATTGGAGTACCGCTAAAAAAAGACTATAACGGTGAGCTGACATCCAAGCAGAATGGAAAAATAGGCGGAAAGTTAGGCGGGGGTATGGTCAAGGAACTTATAAAGATGGCACAGGAAAACTTAGGAAAAAAACATTAA
- a CDS encoding YqcI/YcgG family protein — protein sequence MLTANSSLLTKEDMTNPDRVPQWLIKEYQTFHDTVTDKTFPCYFGMKAENKGELRYAYITQEDWSNLPKAVESFLDLFQEPPYIRHGLFVFMEPESIEGDIEFYRKRFWDILQYLHKADEKPWPIEKPKDPEHYLWDYHFAGEPIFVFGNAPAYKQRKTRDLGNSLVLGFQPRMIFEGLEGTEKGGVMSREKVRERVEKWDNLPKHPDISHFGDVNHNEWKQFFIGDDIEPIKGKCPFHHKELT from the coding sequence ATGCTGACTGCTAATTCAAGTTTGTTAACAAAAGAAGATATGACAAATCCCGATCGAGTGCCGCAATGGCTAATTAAGGAATATCAAACATTCCATGATACAGTGACCGATAAAACCTTTCCTTGTTATTTTGGTATGAAAGCTGAAAATAAAGGTGAACTTCGTTATGCTTATATCACACAGGAAGATTGGTCCAATCTCCCAAAAGCAGTGGAAAGCTTTCTTGATTTATTTCAGGAACCACCATATATCAGGCATGGCCTTTTCGTCTTTATGGAGCCTGAATCGATAGAGGGTGATATAGAATTTTACCGTAAAAGATTTTGGGATATCCTGCAATACCTGCATAAAGCGGATGAAAAACCTTGGCCAATTGAAAAGCCGAAAGATCCCGAGCATTATTTATGGGACTATCATTTTGCAGGGGAACCAATCTTTGTCTTTGGTAATGCACCTGCTTATAAACAGCGTAAAACCCGCGATTTAGGAAATAGCCTTGTACTTGGATTCCAACCCCGGATGATTTTTGAAGGCTTGGAAGGAACGGAAAAAGGCGGAGTCATGTCGCGTGAAAAGGTTCGTGAACGAGTTGAGAAATGGGATAACCTTCCTAAACATCCTGATATCAGTCACTTTGGAGATGTAAATCATAATGAATGGAAACAATTTTTCATTGGGGATGATATAGAACCGATAAAAGGTAAGTGTCCCTTCCATCATAAAGAGTTAACTTAA
- a CDS encoding FMN-dependent NADH-azoreductase, translated as MSKVLFVKSNDRPADQAISVKMYETFLNTYKEANSNDEITELDLFKLNLPYYGNTAITALYKRSQGMELTEEEVEIADIVQQYLNQFLAADKVVFAFPLWNATVPAPLVTYISYLAQAGTTFKYTAEGPVGLAGGKKVALLNARGSDYALPGMDAGEMAEKYVTMNLNLWGITNPETVVIEGHNQYPDRSQDIVAEGLAKVAETAAKF; from the coding sequence ATGTCTAAAGTATTATTTGTTAAATCAAATGACCGCCCAGCGGATCAAGCTATTAGTGTCAAAATGTATGAAACGTTTTTGAACACATATAAGGAAGCAAATAGTAACGATGAAATAACTGAATTGGATTTATTTAAACTGAACTTACCTTACTACGGAAATACAGCAATTACTGCCCTATATAAACGCAGCCAAGGTATGGAATTGACTGAAGAAGAAGTGGAGATTGCCGATATCGTGCAACAATACTTGAATCAATTCCTTGCTGCCGATAAAGTAGTATTTGCCTTCCCGCTATGGAACGCAACGGTTCCGGCACCATTGGTAACTTATATTTCTTATCTTGCTCAAGCGGGAACAACATTCAAATATACAGCTGAAGGCCCAGTCGGCTTAGCTGGAGGTAAAAAAGTGGCTTTACTTAATGCACGCGGATCGGATTATGCTTTGCCTGGAATGGATGCTGGCGAAATGGCAGAAAAATACGTAACGATGAATTTAAACTTATGGGGCATAACAAACCCAGAAACAGTCGTAATCGAAGGACATAATCAATATCCAGATCGCTCACAGGATATCGTTGCAGAAGGATTGGCGAAAGTTGCTGAAACTGCAGCAAAATTCTAA
- the pepF gene encoding oligoendopeptidase F produces the protein MQTFKSRDEIKIEETWNLKDIYDDQANWEKDYQEVLKMTEKLKTYDGYIKSAQDLFEYLRLSEEIGYIYNKLYVFAMLQADLDTRVTSSQALLDRAGKLGQKISSASAFFMPFLLSLEEHTLKGYIKEIEGLKYFEEDLLDSFRYKAHVLTKEQEEVLSQIGEAFSAPQKTFGMINNTDIKFGEVTNEDGERVELTRGMYSKLIEDDDRDKRKEAYFAYYQPYVQLKNTIASTLSTAIKNNVNLSKLRNYPSALEKSLFGDQVPKEVYDNLIMSTKQNIGPMHKYIHLRKKLLGVEELRAYDLSVPLVEGAKEEISYDDGFSLMVEALKPLGEEYITILKTFKEKRYIDVRETPGKRSGAYNLGLYGVHPFILLNHRDDLDSVFTLAHESGHGMHSYYSSKYQPQISAGYSIFVAEVASTVNEILLIRHLIKTTQDVQKKKHLLNHFIDSFKGTFFTQVMFAEFEKTVHEKAENDEPLNAEVFNTAYESIFRAYNGDEIIFDEEVKYGWSRIPHFYRPFYVYKYATGYVSAITIADKILSGDKKTLESYLTFLKSGSSDFPLELLKKTGVDLTKPDPIENAMKIFSDLVDQFTELTEG, from the coding sequence ATGCAAACGTTTAAATCACGTGACGAAATAAAAATAGAAGAAACATGGAACTTAAAGGATATTTACGATGATCAGGCCAACTGGGAAAAAGATTATCAAGAAGTTCTGAAGATGACAGAAAAATTAAAAACTTATGATGGGTATATTAAGTCAGCTCAAGATTTGTTCGAGTATTTACGATTAAGTGAGGAAATTGGGTACATTTATAACAAACTATATGTATTTGCCATGCTGCAAGCGGATTTGGATACTAGAGTAACCTCATCACAAGCATTACTGGATCGAGCTGGTAAGTTAGGGCAGAAAATCAGTAGTGCTTCTGCATTTTTCATGCCGTTTCTTTTGAGCCTGGAAGAACACACTTTAAAAGGGTACATAAAAGAAATCGAGGGTTTGAAATATTTTGAAGAGGATCTACTGGATTCCTTCCGTTATAAAGCCCATGTGTTAACGAAAGAACAAGAAGAGGTGCTTTCCCAAATAGGCGAAGCCTTTTCAGCACCTCAAAAAACGTTCGGGATGATCAACAATACTGATATAAAATTTGGGGAAGTTACGAATGAAGACGGAGAGAGGGTAGAGCTAACGCGAGGAATGTATTCCAAATTGATTGAAGACGATGATCGCGATAAAAGAAAAGAGGCCTATTTCGCCTATTATCAGCCATATGTACAATTGAAGAATACAATCGCTTCCACACTTTCCACAGCAATCAAGAATAATGTGAATCTTTCAAAACTAAGAAATTATCCATCTGCCTTGGAAAAATCCTTATTTGGAGATCAAGTTCCAAAAGAGGTATATGATAATTTGATTATGTCAACTAAGCAAAATATCGGACCCATGCATAAATACATTCATTTAAGAAAAAAATTGCTGGGTGTAGAAGAATTGCGTGCCTATGATTTAAGTGTACCATTAGTCGAAGGAGCTAAAGAGGAGATTTCTTACGATGATGGTTTTTCTTTGATGGTGGAGGCTCTTAAACCTCTTGGCGAAGAGTATATCACAATCCTGAAAACCTTTAAGGAAAAAAGATATATCGACGTCAGGGAAACACCTGGAAAACGTTCAGGTGCTTACAATTTAGGGCTTTATGGTGTTCACCCTTTCATCTTATTAAACCACCGTGATGATTTAGACAGTGTTTTTACACTTGCACATGAATCTGGACATGGCATGCATTCATACTATAGCTCAAAATACCAACCGCAAATAAGTGCAGGTTATTCCATCTTTGTCGCTGAAGTTGCTTCCACTGTGAATGAAATCCTGTTGATCCGCCATTTAATTAAGACAACACAAGACGTGCAGAAGAAAAAACACTTACTTAACCATTTCATAGATAGTTTTAAAGGGACATTCTTCACACAGGTGATGTTTGCGGAGTTTGAAAAGACCGTACATGAAAAAGCTGAAAATGATGAACCTCTAAATGCCGAGGTTTTTAATACAGCCTATGAATCGATATTTCGTGCATATAATGGAGATGAAATTATTTTCGATGAAGAAGTGAAGTATGGCTGGTCACGTATCCCCCACTTTTATCGTCCGTTTTATGTCTATAAATATGCTACTGGTTACGTTTCAGCCATTACGATCGCTGATAAGATCCTTTCTGGGGACAAAAAAACACTTGAAAGTTATTTGACTTTCTTGAAAAGCGGGAGTTCGGATTTCCCATTGGAGCTGCTTAAGAAAACAGGCGTAGATTTAACTAAACCTGATCCGATTGAAAATGCAATGAAGATTTTCAGTGATCTGGTCGATCAATTCACTGAGTTGACAGAAGGCTAA